The Oncorhynchus keta strain PuntledgeMale-10-30-2019 unplaced genomic scaffold, Oket_V2 Un_contig_29614_pilon_pilon, whole genome shotgun sequence genomic interval TAGtacagtacagatacccccaaaacgactttagtactttcaagtatttttactgaagtactttacaccactgtctaAACCCTCTCCCACTCCACCATGTGACACAGCAGTCCACTGTCTAAACCCCTCTCCCACTCCACCATGTGACACAGCAGTCCACTGTCTAAACCCCTCTCCCACTCCACCATGTGACACAGCAGTCCACTGTCTAAACCCCTCTCCCACTCCACCATGTGACAGAGCAAAACATGTCTAAGACTGTCGTAGGCTGTGACTATAAGAGATGGTCGGAGAGTTCAGTCCACTGTCGTAGGCTGTGACTATAAGAGATGGTCGGAGAGTTCAGTCCACTGTCGTAGGCTGTGACTATAAGAGATGGTCGGAGAGTTCAGTCCACTGTCGTAGGCTGTGACTATAAGAGATGGTCGGAGAGTTCAGTCCACTGTCGTAGGCTGTGACTATAAGAGATGGTCGGAGAGTTCAGTCCACTGTCGTAGGCTGTGACTATAAGAGATGGTCGGAGAGTTCAGTCCACTGTCGTAGGCTGTGACTATAAGAGATGGTCGGAGAGTTCAGTCCACTGTCGTAGGCTGTGACTATAAGAGATGGTCGGAGAGTTCAGTCCACTGTCGTAGGCTGTGACTATAAGAGATGGTCGGAGAGTTCAGTCCACTGTCGTAGGCTGTGACTATAAGAGATGGTCGGAGAGTTCAGCCCACTGTCGTAGGCTGTGACTATAAGAGATGAACGGTTGCGGTTGGGGAGTTCAGTCCACTGTCGTAGGCTGTGACTATAAGAGATGAACGGTTGCGGTCGGAGAGTTCAGTCCAAACCCAAGATAAAGAGGCTCAGTGAATGTGGTGTGGAATGTATACAGATGGGTCAGTGCGCCCAATTGGTCGATCATGTAAAAGGACAACGTGCCGGCCGGCCAATCCAGAAACACTCCTACTCTGTAGGGCACATGTGCTTTGATTTGGGGGATCTGTAACCTGTGTAGCATGTCTTTGTGCTGGGTATGGCCCTTATACTTCGAGGCGTACAAAGTCCAAGAATTGGCATTGCATCCTAGTGTTACGTTGTCACCGGTTCCTTTCCTGTCGATTCCCTTGTAGGCCATGCCTATGTGAACACTGTGTAGACACTCCACCTCCAGGTAATGCCGCTTGTCGAGGCTCTCCTTGCACAGCACCTGGTTGCATTTATCAAACTTGTCTTGGGTGATGGGATACTTCTGATCCGTCCTCTGGCACGTCACCTTCCTGCCCCCCCCAGACAGAACGAGGAAATCGTTCGCTGTGCTGGGGTCTAGTGTGAGTTCACATGCATCTGAAATGTGTTCAGATTAGAATTAGAAGGTTTCATTATATTGTGTCAAGTAAAAATGTTCCCAGTGTGAAATAGTTCCCAATCGATCTGATCGTGACATCATGCTGTATAATTTCTCACAGTGTGCAGTTATTGAACATCCCTACccaccaagccctccctaacccggacgacgccccacggacctcccggtcgcgacagagcgcgaacccagagtctctgatggcacagctggcgctgcagtacagcgcccttaaccactgcaccacccgggaggccaccaggtatgctagttgagaacaagttcaagTTCTCAATAAAAACACAATCAGAACGATTGGGAACTCTCTCACACTGGGAAGAATTTTACATGACAACCTGCAACACAAGCTTTGCTGTCACACTTGACACATGAATCGGTACATAGTACCGCTAGATGTCAGATATTCTACAGAGGCCACTGTGAATTACTGTGTTCGCAAAGGTGAGAATGATAGATGGATATTTACTCACATTTCTGCAGACCTGGTTTATTCCTGCTCTCTCCTCGGTGCTCCAGGCTGAAAGACGCAACATAAAGAGGGAGGAATGAAAACCTGGAACTGCTCACACTACTCAGGCAATGCAGTATATTTTCaatttatttcactaggcaagtcagttaagaaacaaattcttatttacaatgacagcctaagaacagtgggttaacttgtcttgttcaggggcagaacgacattttACCCCAAATGATATTGACACTAGGATGCAACAAGGGTCATAGCTAAAGAGAATCCATGAACAGATCCTTGTTGTTGTTCTAATCTGTCAACGTTTATATTTGATTTAGAATCACATTGGTATTCTTTCACACAATCTAACTCACTTCAGCTTCAGCTGAAAAGGGAAATCCAATTCAATGTCTCCGAGGGGATTGTAGCTCAGATCCAGCTCTTTCATCTGGAAGGGGTCGGACCTCAAAGCTATGACCAGTACAGAGGACACGGTCTCCGGCAATGTGATCAAACAGCCAGATAGTCTGTAAATGAATAGGGAAAAtaattataaaaaacattttcaCCTTTAAAACTAGGAACATTGAAGAACCATCTATAGCAGCCACAGGTCAGCAGAGTTCAGCGATTAAGGCAAACCCTTAATGTGTCATTGTCTAATTTGACACGGCTGTACATACCTCAGTTCCTGCAGTGTGCAACGCTCGTAGAGGGCAAAAGCAAGGGACTCCAACCCCACGTCCCCAAGGTCATTGCAGCTGAGGTCCAAGGTCAGAAGCTTCAAGGTGGGACGAATCAGCACTTTGCAGAGTTCCTTAACACCTTGCTCTCCAACATTGTTGTGGCTGAGGTTCAGAGTTTTCACCTTGCAGTTGGCGTTCCACAGCCCATCACAAAGGCGTTTCACCTCTCCATTGCCCAGGTTGTTGTGGCCCAGATCCAGGACTGTAATACAGGAATTTGGAGATCGGAGAACTGAGGCCACAGTTGCACATAGCAGTGGTGTCATGTGACAACAGTTGAGCCTGTGAAAGAGTGAGTTCAAAGTTGCCGTTTTAATATTTTAAATTTGAACATCACAATGCAAACTTAAAACATGTTTGATACACACAGTGATACTTACAGTGCAGTAGTGCAAGACTGCAAAGCAGGAGACAGTCTGTAGAAACCGTCCTCCGAAGTTTGTTTATTCCTGAAGTCAAACTCTTCAGGCTTCTCTGACATGAAGATAAATGCCAACAGAGAGCACTGAAAGGGAGTTAGCGGCGTGTCTGAGGACGATACCTGGTTGTCATTCTGCAGTATGGTGTGGTCCTTCAGCTCAAGCAGACAGTGGATCAGGTTGATGCATCTCTCTGGGGAGAGGGACTTTCTTTTCAATATCTTGATGTATCCAATTAACTTTTTGTTGCATTCTGAACTGCTGGGTGTCTCTGCCAAAAGTCCTTGAAGGAGGTCTCGGCTGGAGTCGTGAGAGATCCCAAAAAGGAAGCGTGTGAAAATGTCCAGGTGTCCATTTTTACTATCTAATGCACTGTCCAGGGCACCTTtgagaaaatataaaaaatcaaTGGAAGTGCTTCCCTTCTTCTTTTTGATTAAGGCTTTCACTGAGTCAAACCTGCGGTTTTCAAATTCATGATATGCGTACAGAGCAGCAAAGAACTCCTGAACACTCAGGTGTATGAAACAGTACCGTTTCTTGGGATACAGTCCATGCTCTGATTGTACAACTTCAGTACATAGGCCAGGGTATTTAGCAGCATCCATGACACTAATACCACAGTCCTTCAAGTCCTGTTCTGTGTATTGCACTTTGTGAATTAACAGGTTCTGATAGGCTAGCTGTCCCAATTTGAAAATTACGTCTTTGTTTTGCTTCAAAGTATTTTCTTTGTCATCTTCATGAGTTGAATCGTACTTCTTAAAACTGACAATTGTTTGGTTCACTACGTAATGGATGTACAATTCAGTAAGGGTTGTAGGTAAAGATCTAGACTTTAGGCCGACTTTACCCAGGATATACTGAAAAACAGTTGCTGCTATCCAGCAGAACAACGGTACATGGCACATGATGTAGAGGCTCCGGGTTGATTTAAGGTCTGAGATGATACGACTGGCCATCAACGGATCACTGATTTTCCTTGTGAAGTACACATCCTTTTGTGAATCACCGAACCCTCTGATCTCGGTCACTCGATCACGACTCTCTGGAGGGATCCGATTGGCAGCTACTGGACGAGAGGTTATCCAGAGGAGAGCATTAGGGAGAAGACGGCCAGTGATGAGGTTTGTAAGTATACCGTCCAGGGTAGCAGACTCTGACACATCAGATATAGGAATGTTTTTTTGAAACTCCAGTGGCAGTTGGATCTCATCCAGGCCATCAATAATGAACAGAATCTTATGGTCATCATACATCTTTATGTCTATGTCCTTAAGTTCAGGGTATAACACCTGAAGAAGTCCATGCAAGCTGCATTGCCGATGTTTAATCAAATTTAGATCCCGTAAAGAAAGGAGAATTAAAAGGTCTAGATGTTGATTCTCTATCCCATCTGCCCAGTCCAGGATGAATTTCTGGACTGCCACAGTTTTCCCAATGCCAGCTACTCCCTTTGTCACCACACATCTGATGGGTTCTTCTTCTTCGTCATGCTTGAAGATATCTTGACATTTTATGCCGGAGGCCCCCGAGGTGTCTTGGAGATGTGCGGTTTCAGCTTGCCACACCTCATGTTCTTTATTGACGGTGGCAGAATCACAAGCGACCATATAAGTCTCAGTGTAGACCTTGTTAAGGGCTGATTTACATTGTGCCAAACCCTCTAGTATGCTCCTGGACTTCTTCTTAAGGGCTAATTTGATCTGATCTTTGAGTCGAATGGTGTCTGcatagaaaaataaataaaatatatactgtatattacttTGAGTGAAATTAATGGATAGTCTTTTTTTCTTAATCTGACGTACGAACTGAATTTGACTTACTTTCTTTCTTCTTGCTCTGGTCATTCAGTGGCACCAGTCTTGGTTGTGTCATCTACAGGAAGTCAAGACAGAGCAGTAGATACATTTCCAAAACATGTAGAACAATCTTATGAAGATTGTGTATGATAAAATGATAAAAACCTATCCATTACCTGGTCAACCATCTCCAGTCCAGGGTCCACGCCTGTCAGCCTGTTAAGGTCTAGAGAGGGGGAACATTTAAAAAACACCCATCAAATGAAAACCGTAATCAAACCACCATCTGTCCAGAGATGAGCTTCTCACCATAATAAACGTTCAGGTCCCCTTGAACTGAATTCCCAGTTGTTATTGGTGCAAAAATGTTGCTTCTATTAGCTGCTGTGATGGAAGTATGTTCAGCGAGTGCTCTTCCAGCCTGGTGGTCCTCAGACAGCAGTGTTACTTCCATCGCCGTTGGTGTAGGAAAAGAAACAATAACAGCTTAGCCTCGTCATCACGTACACGTCTAGAGAGGGAATATTCAGTATCTCTCACTGGAATTAATTGacaatgtatatacagtaccagtcaaaagtttggacacctactcattcaaaggttctttatttttactattttctacgttgtagaatagtaaagacatcaactatgaaataacatatatggaatcatatagtaaccaaaaaagtgttaaaacaaatcaaaatatattttatatttgagattcttaaaagcaTCCACCCtgtcttgacagctttgcacacttgacattctctcaaccagcttcacctggaatgcttttccaacagtcttgaaggagttcccacatatgcagagaacttgttggctgcttttccttcactctgcggtgtAACTCTTCCCAATTGGAatgaggtcgggtgattatggaggccaggtcatctgatgcaacactccattactctccttcttggtcaaatagcccttacacagcctggaggtgtgatgggtcatagtcccactaagcgcaaactagatgggatggcgtatcactgcagaatgctgtggtagccatgctggttaagtgcgtcttgaattcgaaataaatcacagtgtcaccagcaaagcaccatcacacctccttctccatgcttcatggtgggaaccacacatgcagagatcatccgttcacctactctgcatctcacaaagacacgattTCCCTTtggtctaatgtccactgctcgtgtttcttggcacaagcaagtcttcttcttattggtgtcctttagtagtggtttcgttgcagcaattcgactatgaaggcctgattctagcagtctcccctgaacagttgatgtgtctgttacttgaactctgaagcatttatttgggctgcaatatgAGGTGCTGTTAACTCcaatgaatgtatcctctgcagcagaggtaactcggcGTCTTccgttcctgtggcggtcctcatgagagtcagtcaTCATAGTGCTTCATGGTTTTTGCACTTGAACAAAGTTCTtcaaattttccggattgactgactttcatgtcttaaagtaatgatggactgtcgtttctctttgcttatttgagctgttcttgccataatatggacttggtcttttaacaaatagggctttcttctgtaACGCCCCTACCTtggcacaacacaactgattggatcaaacgaattaagaaggaaagaaattccccaaattaacttaacaaggcacacctgttaattgtaaTGCAGATAAGCACAAACCCACTGCCGCTgggccagacaggactggcagaaAGTGCTCTTCAcggacgagtcgcagttttgtctcaccaggggtgatggtcggattcgcgtttatcgtcgaaggaatgagcgttacaccgaggcctatactctggagcgggatcgatttggaggtggagggtccgtcatggtctggggcggtgtgtcacagcatcatcagactgagcttgttgtcattgcaggcaatctcaatgctgtgcgatACAGGGacgacatcctcctccctcatgtggtacccttccagCAGGCTCagcctgacatgaccctccagcatgacaatgccaccagccacactgctcgttctgtgcgtgatttcctgcaagacaggaatgtcagtgttctgccatggccagcgaagagcccggatctcaatcccattgagcatgtctgggacctgttggatcggagggtgagggctagggccattccccccagaaatgtccgggaacttgcaggtgccttggtggaagagtggggtaacatctcacagcaagaactggcaaatctggtgcagtccatgaggaggagatgcactgcagtacttaatgcagctggtggccacaccacctgttacttttgacccctcctttgttcagggacagattccatttctgttagtcacatgtctgtggaacttgttcagtttatgtctcagttgttgaatcttatgttcatacaaatatttacacatcttAAGTTTGCCGAAAataaacagttgacagtgagaggatgctTGTGctgagatatacacacacacatcttttttAAAGCCCATTATGCCTACCTGTTGGTCATCCACCTCCTCGTTAATGGCAGTTGAGGTCGAACTCCCATCGTTCTCATTGCCTATGGAGGAAAGGCGTATCTTTATCTGAACTTGGTGAAAAACATTATTAGTCATTATTTTTGCTGTTTTGCCCAAAGTCGACGTTTTAAAGGAGTAGGTTCAATCTGGGTCCAGGAAACCGGCCCATAAAACACAGAATAACCCTGCATAGGTCATACGATTAACTGTTGTAAAataagcacacacacatttattcaTCTGAAACCACTTGACTAGCGGAAAAAGTGAAATGCTACTGAGTAAATACTGTAATCCAGGTTCAATAAGATCTAAGACTTCCTTGTACACTTGACTAGAGGAAAAAAGTGAAATGCTACTGAGTAAATACTGTAATACAGGTTCAATAAGATCTAAGAATTCCTCGTGCAACAAAAAACATTTGAGTATTAATATGAAGTTTTAATGCCTATACTCACCCTGCCGTCTATGTCTCCGTTTACGCCGACCTTTGACGTGTTTTAGAATTGAGGACACAACGTCACGAGCACCTCCTCTATATGTGTCTGTCATAACTGACACAATGGCTTTCACTTCCATCCTCCTCACATCGATGTGATACTTCTTCGTCAGACGGCGTTTAAATCGTTTTAACTTCCTTGAACTCAAACGCATCAATTTGGATTCAAGGCGCCTCATCTTAAAATAAacacacatttttaaaaaaggtatttaaagtggaactgacagcgttttagcaacatgaaatctgataaatctgttcatatacacccccagGAATAATTAcgttttttattacattttctgacaagcgagCATTTATATGGCCATTTTCACGTTTTCATAAATTCctagaatgttt includes:
- the LOC118381838 gene encoding NACHT, LRR and PYD domains-containing protein 3-like, yielding MCVYFKMRRLESKLMRLSSRKLKRFKRRLTKKYHIDVRRMEVKAIVSVMTDTYRGGARDVVSSILKHVKGRRKRRHRRQGNENDGSSTSTAINEEVDDQQAMEVTLLSEDHQAGRALAEHTSITAANRSNIFAPITTGNSVQGDLNVYYDLNRLTGVDPGLEMVDQMTQPRLVPLNDQSKKKENTIRLKDQIKLALKKKSRSILEGLAQCKSALNKVYTETYMVACDSATVNKEHEVWQAETAHLQDTSGASGIKCQDIFKHDEEEEPIRCVVTKGVAGIGKTVAVQKFILDWADGIENQHLDLLILLSLRDLNLIKHRQCSLHGLLQVLYPELKDIDIKMYDDHKILFIIDGLDEIQLPLEFQKNIPISDVSESATLDGILTNLITGRLLPNALLWITSRPVAANRIPPESRDRVTEIRGFGDSQKDVYFTRKISDPLMASRIISDLKSTRSLYIMCHVPLFCWIAATVFQYILGKVGLKSRSLPTTLTELYIHYVVNQTIVSFKKYDSTHEDDKENTLKQNKDVIFKLGQLAYQNLLIHKVQYTEQDLKDCGISVMDAAKYPGLCTEVVQSEHGLYPKKRYCFIHLSVQEFFAALYAYHEFENRRFDSVKALIKKKKGSTSIDFLYFLKGALDSALDSKNGHLDIFTRFLFGISHDSSRDLLQGLLAETPSSSECNKKLIGYIKILKRKSLSPERCINLIHCLLELKDHTILQNDNQVSSSDTPLTPFQCSLLAFIFMSEKPEEFDFRNKQTSEDGFYRLSPALQSCTTALLNCCHMTPLLCATVASVLRSPNSCITVLDLGHNNLGNGEVKRLCDGLWNANCKVKTLNLSHNNVGEQGVKELCKVLIRPTLKLLTLDLSCNDLGDVGLESLAFALYERCTLQELRLSGCLITLPETVSSVLVIALRSDPFQMKELDLSYNPLGDIELDFPFQLKLNLEHRGESRNKPGLQKYACELTLDPSTANDFLVLSGGGRKVTCQRTDQKYPITQDKFDKCNQVLCKESLDKRHYLEVECLHSVHIGMAYKGIDRKGTGDNVTLGCNANSWTLYASKYKGHTQHKDMLHRLQIPQIKAHVPYRVGVFLDWPAGTLSFYMIDQLGALTHLYTFHTTFTEPLYLGFGLNSPTATVHLL